The Cryptococcus tetragattii IND107 chromosome 4 map unlocalized Ctg04, whole genome shotgun sequence genome includes the window CGtgcaaagaagggcagCAATCAGCGTCGATGGCAAGGCAAATAAGAAAAGAGGGCGGTACTTACATGGGGATGTGAATGAGCTTGACGAGGTAGCCGATAACACCCATGACGCCAAAACCGATAGCAACAGCTCGGCAGAGTTGCTTGTATTCTATAAAAACCACCACGTCCGTCAGCTTTCAGCTTATTTAATTGAAGCATTTTCCGTCTCCGTCCAAAGCCTGGTGCCAGCCATCCTGCACGTGCCATGCAgtgtcttcctccttctgatGACCTGTGCAATCCACAGTATCCTTGTGGATTGCCCTGCAAGCTGCTATTCGAATGAACGCCATATGGACGTCAAGGACAGACGGAGCAGAAAAACAATATCGCATGAAGACTGACCGTCGGCTGAGGGTTTAGTGCACCTATTGACAAACTGCACAGAGGCAGACAAACGTCAGCCAGATCCAAATAGATGAGTAATTTCCCCAGGCGCCAGCATGCGAGCTCATAGGCTACATGCCACTGAAGGAGTCGAGGACAGAGAACAGAAGGGACATACCAATGATCCTTCCTTGACGAACTGTCTTGGGATTTCAGCAAATTCGGTGAGACGCTCAGACATAGTGCTACTGGAGAGACGGTTTCTTGAGGTGAGTGATGTAGAGATGGCGTAAGATAGATCGATTACAGGATAGCGGTTAGTTCGTTTGCGCGTTACGTTGCTTGCGTGCTGGAACCGGCGGATAGGAGGCGGAGATAATTCAGTTAGGTGCGAGTAACATACAATAAGCACTGCGTGCCTTTTAAAAGGGTATAGGCGTGAATGGGTTTAATTCTACCGGaccttcgtcctcatcgGAGATGAATCGATGTCCGTCGAAGAGCTTCTGTCGAGCATTGCTCGATCTCGAGTTCCTCGCGGCAATTCTGATCCCGACCGCGATGCATTGGCTACGTGCGTATgagtatatatatatattatgGGGTTAACTTTGAGCTCTGTTATCTGCTGTTCACCTTCTCTGAAGCTGTGCTTGTGGAAGTGTACAGCTCAGTATTGGCATGAAAGGAAGCATGAATGAGCCGCACACAaacgaaaacaaaagacACGCCCTATCAGCAGTTATAGCCGCGGGAAATAGGAAGATCTTCATATCAGGGCATCTGCATTTCAGGGCATATGCTTGAATATGATGAGACGTTTTCAGTGATTTCCATTGTCGTCGCTTGCAGTtcgtctttcctctttcacttGTCTCTTTGAACAGTGTCTTGAAGTGGTACTGGATACCTCTTTGCCTTGGCATGTGTTGCAGTAGCAAGCCGTATTGCCTGCCTGTCCCTTGGTGAACCTAAAAGTTGTCCAGAATCAGGTCAGTCTTGGATGATCATGGCGTCCAAGCGCCTCGTAGACCCGCTGACGCTCCATCGGTAGTAATCATGTTGttgcttctgcttctatTTTTATCGATAGCTGGCCTATGCGTCCAGGCGACTCCACTGCAATCAACATTTTCGTCGTGTCTTTTCGCATACTCTCCTATTGCAGCAAGCGAAAACCTTTTGAACGTCACTCAAGTCTTTGCAACACTAGTCACAGGAAACGAGGCAGCAGAGCTTGGCCTGACTGGTGATGGACATGATGTCCTCAGACTCGACCTCGTGGGCATCACTGGAGCCGAACTTTCAGGCTATGACAACTCGACGAACAAGCTTGCGACATTGTTCACCGACACCCACGCTGCAACGGCCAGAGTATACTCGTCAACCACTTGGCTGTGCAattccctcttcccgtCTATATTACCCGAACCTTATCATCCTTACAATACAACATACTGTCCCCTCCCTGCAGGCGATTTCGCCATCAACATCTCCATCCCACTCTACCGTTCTTACGCTCTGACCACTCTACACACTCAAGTTCGTATCGTAGACACTACTGTAGAAGCGGCCAGCCTTGCATGCCTCAATATTCATGTCTCGCCATACAAAGATTCTGGATGGTATTATCATCTCTTCCGCTACTGGCTCGTCGCACTTGTTGCTGGCTTCTGGCTCGTCAGCTGGGGAGCCAGATTCGTCACTGGTTGGATTGTGGGCAGTGGTGTAGCAGAATATGGGCAGAAGGAACTCGCGGGCATCAGATTAATGGGTGGAGGATCTAACAACAGGGAGGCTACAATGCGCAAATGGGGTACGATGATCATCAGTGGTCTGAGTGGAGAGAGATTAAGCGTCAGCGGTGGTCTTTTGAGATTTGGTGAGTCGAATTGAAAACTGCGCAGGGCTGACTTCGGCAGTGACTCCCGGTGTCAAGGATATCTTGTTCCATATCCAGTTCGCCTCAATGCTGGGCATGATTGCTGTTAATTGGCCCCAATTTTCATACCCAATTTTTGCCCAAGGCGCTTGGGCCAATTTGGTGTGGAACACAACTCTTGTCCAAGGATCTGACCCTACCTCAAAACAAGTCAGTGTATATCCCAACAACTACACCGTCCCTTCCCAGTTCAGCACTCAAATGACAGATCCTCAATATCCGCTATATCTGGATGCGGATGCTTTTAACCCTGTCCTTGACCTGCACAATTCTCCTGATGGCATGGAATCTTTCGCTACGGCAGTAGGTCTCAGACCACAAGATCTCTTTGGTACTTGTCTAgccatcttcctttgcatTACGGCCGCAGTCATCATCCTTAGCTTATTGCTCTGGTTCCTCCACGGATTATCGGAATACATTCTAACGAAGAAACACAAGCAAATCAGCCCAGCGGCGAAGCGCACGACGTTGGGTTCCAGCCCACGTGGTAGTTTGGGTGGAAAGGAAGCGCTTGATCCACAAGCGTCATCCTCTGAAGGCCTCGGCGTTTTCCCCACGCAATCAGCCTTTTTCAGCCAcaaatcctcatctccatctcctcttcggcGGATCTGGCTACGATTCCGATCTAGAGGCGAAGCTGGTGCTTTTCATGCAGCCGCGCTGTACGGTAACCTCATCCgactcatcctcgtcttccatctGCCCGTCACCATTTTCTCCATGTACCACCTTTGCTTAGGGAGCCGGGCCAGCATCGTTTCTAGGGCTTTCGCTGCTCTTTCATTCGCATTCATCTCGGTGCTGATACCAGCGTACATTCTCTACCGAGTGTTCGAAACACCTACAGGCAAGCTGTACGACGCAACCAGAACACTTTTATCCATCGGTCCGATGTACAACATCTACGtagaaaagaagcaaaTGTTCCGTGTGTTCTCTTTGAGCGCAAGCTTGATAACCGGAATCGTTGTTGGTGCGGGGCAGAAAAGTGGGATTGCACAGACCATCATCCTTATCGTTGTGGAACTGGCTATGTTGATTATTCCCGGTGTATGGTATCCGTGGGGAGAAGGTGCAAGTATGGGTGCGCCGAATGCTTTCTTAACTTCATTGCGATTGGTGTCCATGGTCTTAACAATGCTTCTAAGTCCAACTGTGAGTAATCTCGCGCACGCTTGCGATCAGGCCTGACGAATGACGTGGTAGATATCAATGGCCTCCACAGCTGCCGACTGGATCACCTACGCCATCCTCATTGTCCAAGCAATCatctttgtcttcttcctcctcatgcTCCTCACCAAACTCATCGAAGGTTCTATCCGTCTCTTTGGTGGTGTACACTTTGACGAATCAACCCACCCCCTGGACGGAGGTATCTTTGCTGCCATTATGGACCTCGATTGTCTCAATCCTGTAAGAGGAGGTAAAGCGGCGGAGAGGCGAAGACGAAAACGAGATTCAAGACAGCTGCACAAGAATGTCTATGCCGCAGGAACGCTGACGACTCAGATGATGTTGGATAGGCATTCTCAGGGTGTCCTAAGGCAAACAGTGTCTGAAGGTTCCACGCCAATGCTATACCCTGTCGGCTATCAGCCACCTTTGGGACCGCCCCCTGTTGACCAGAGAAGCTCGGATGACAGATCTGATGAAAGACCTAGTGGAGGTGATAATATCATGGATGCTTGGAGACCCATCTCTGGGTCTGGCTATGTCCCGCCTGGAGCGTATGCCCCTACTGTCACGTCGCctacctctccacctccagaTTCTCCATTTAGCAACTTCCAGTATGAGCCTAATCGTGGGTTCTCAGTTGTCCGTGGAGGTCGATCCCACTACGAGAATCCTTATGACATACAAAACCTCAATGCGGGGTCTGATACTTCCATGCCTACAATGGCTATGCCTGTGCCTACCATTCGCGTGTCCCAAATAGGTCAGCGACCCATGTCTCCTCCCCATAGTCGACAGAAATCATCGTCAGCCATTATCGAGCTTTCCACTCCTCCTACTCAAACGGTTGGCCTCCCTCAAACGACGAATcctccatcgccatccGCTTCCCAAAGCATGCGCCCCAATAATGAGGGTATGCGGCCGCCTGTCCTCGCTATTCCCAAGCGTCGGTCGTTAAATGAtttgaagaatgagaaTGATCCGTCGCCTACTAGCCAATACTCAGAATCGAAGcggcaaaagaagaagggaagacgAAACGCCGGATGGTTCCATCGTAATGAGACTCGGGCAGGAGACAGCGAGAGTGAGGAGTCTGATGACGAGCCGGGaccatcaagaagaaaagcgaGAAAAGCGGCTTTGATGACGAGCGGGATAAGAGAACCGGAGCCATTTGAGGATATCTCCAAGTTTGAACAACAATCAGGGTGGAAAAAGGTTCTGGGAATaggaaagaagggtttggaTGATCTTGCGGcgcaagaaagagatgaaaataAAGCAAGGAAGGCGGCTCTTGCTACTGAATCTGGTTCACTATTTGCTGGTGTAGAAGCCCCTAAACCTTcaccgaagaagaaaggttTCGTGGTCACAAGGCGTAGCGGAGACAGACCCGGTCCAAGTCCCGTCTCACCTGCATCGCCTGAGAGCCAGACTGGGACAAGCTTCAAAGTGAAACGTATGGGACAACCTACCCCAACACCAACGAGAGTTGAATCCCCCGCACAGCCTGAATCGGCGCAAGCGAGTCCTGTCTCCCTCGTGAGTCCGGCATCACCCGTCAGCGGTGCTATTGGTTCTGCGGCTGGTccgggaaagaagagtttCCAGGTGATCAGACCTGCAGTGAAGAGTAGCGTGGCTTCTCCGATGGAAAGTGGTGGTAGTGCAGGTTTCGTAGTGAATCGTCGTTCACCGCAATCTACTCCTTTGGAGAAAACGCCTACGCCTAGTCCGCCTCCTGAGCAGGTTGGCTACGCGGCGTCATTACTTGTGCCCATCAGTCAACAAGGTGGATCAGCAGGACCATCCAAAGACCCAAGAGCGTCGAGTGGGAGTCAACAGGTGTATCATGCTCTGTAAAGTTTGTGATTATCTTCACGGAAAGTCCAATTTCCGGGCAATTTTGTATTTATACATGTGATTTGTGGCGTGCTTTCTTTGATGCTTTTTATAATAATTAGTTGGCCCAAGAGTTCCCAATATTGTGGAATTGTGACTCCGTTCCCGTGCCAATGGCATATCAGTTATATTATGCGTAGTTCATATTTTACAAAACAATGTAGTGTCCATCCCTCTATATTCTATAAAGCCTGTCTTCTCCACAACAATCAGTACAATCACCCTGACCTCCTTTCCTATCCTCGTCACAAATTATACCTCGCAGATACTACGCATTTTCATTAATGTGCAACGATTAGTATGATTCGCTGCTGATAATATTCCTTTCAATTCAGCCACCAGTAAAGATAAGAGGCATGGAAAACTGTGCTGCCGGAAATCGACGATGGGGTAttaaaaaagaaatcaaaTCAATATGCGTATCACatcacatcctccatcgACCATCCTacaggaaaaagaaggatagaAGTAAAGAAATTcaagtctcttcttcgttccTTCTCATTCCCCACTCCTCACAGCCTTCATCATTCCGTTACGTTtactcctcatccttcttctcagctgCAGCCTCGTCAGCCTCAAGGgttccttcctccttgatctCGGCAGCAGCCGGGGCGTCGGCAACCTTGGTCTCGGCTTCGGCACCGGCAGCGGGCTCTTCGGGCTTGGACTCTTCAGCGGCGGGggcctcttccttcttagCCTCGGCCTCAGGGGCGACGGACTCctagaagaagaaggatgaattAGTTtgtgaaggagaggggaattaaagaaggggagagaaggcAGGGAAGGTGGGGGATGAAGGTGTATTTGAGACTGGAACTTACGGCGGCAGCTTCAGGCTcggcagcggcggcggactcctgctcctccttggGGGCTGCACTGCTCAAGCCGGCGTTGTGGGCCTGGGCATCCTCGAAAGCCtgcttgaagaggttggcGTCTAGACAGATAAAAGCCAATGTCAGTGATCTGAATCTTCTGTACCACCTGATGCAACGAATATGGTAAAGACGACGAGAAACAATACTCACTTTCAGAGTTACCGAACCTAATAGCCAGGGTCTCGGCGGAAGCCTCACCCTCGGCATAGTCGGCGGCGACGTTGTAGACCCAAGATCGGTCAGAACCGACGTTGGGAGAAAGCTTCATGTCAGGAGAGACTGTTACGTGTCAAATCGAGTCAGCATCCATTAAACTACTGAGGACAGTTAAGAACATACGGATATGGTTGGCACAGACCTTCAAAGTCTTATCCCGACGCATGACAAGTCGGACCTTGCCAGTCTCCTTGTGCTTAAGCAGTCGGACGTCACCAGTACCACGCTCCTTCCACTCAGTGGTGTCCTTGTGGAATCGGAAAAGCTTAGCTCGCCTGTTCATGCAATTGCAATGATTATGTGACAGTCAgtatcttttcttttcctgaAAAAGATAATTTTTTTGGACATGGCTTCTTTCTAAACAGCAGTAGAATGTAGTCGGAAAGCcaaaggaaggggaggacgACGTACATCTTGAAGAGAGgctcctcatcctcctcaaagGTCTTGGCCTCGACCTGTTCAGTGAGACGAATTACCGGCTCGAAATGGGGGTCATGCTCTTCCTACAAGgtagaaggagaaggaaatcaGCAGTGATCACTTTCAACCGAGTTGATTGTGTGTGTGCCTCTCTCAAAGGTCATACGCCTATATATGACGAATACCGTCATCTACACAAAATCCGAAACTGGCTCGTATACAGTGGTCCATAGTTTTCGATTGGGAGAGATACGGAGAGGGACCAAAAGTTGAGAGACTCACGCCGGCGTTGACGGTTTCGGTGGGTTCAGCCATTGTATCTTTGATTTGTGATTTACCTAAAGGAAATTTGAGCACGGGTCAGCAAGgcattcttcctcatttaTTTGGTTCTTTCATTATCCGTGCTGCTGCCTGCCACAAGGATACAGGAGGCTGCAAGAGCGACTGGAGATATGGACTTACTGGTGTTTAGTGAacaggtgaagaaggagaatgaaagTGGAGAGTGTATTTTCAAGAGGCGCACCCAGACAGAATACGCGCTCAGGGGCGGCTCCAAATGGGGTCGTGCCTATCGTTCATATTTGTGTTGGTTAGGCTTGCAGTGACTTTTGAGATGCCTATTAGGACGCGCGCCACGTTTTCCATGTTTCTTATTTAGTTGTCATCGTTTGTCGATCCCCACACCGGACAACCCACACAACGCTCTCTACATTCTTGCGTTTCCCATTTTCACTCTCGGTCGACACCCTATCACTGTCTAGACAAGCCACTGAACAAATTGTACATTTAGACCAGAGGAGATGCTCTTCCGAACActcatccccttcttgCTCGCCCTCCCTCTCGCATTTGCCCACCGGATAGAGATTGAGGCGGGCGAGAAGCAATGTTTCTACGAAACCCTTGGTCCACAAGATAAAGTAAGCTCATTATGATATTATAATTGCATATGGCAGGTCTGTAAAGCTATGAATGGCGCTTATATGTAAATGCGCGCGCCTTTGCAGATGACAGTGACATACGaagttggtggtggtggacaTCTCGATATCGACTTTTATGTACGTTCCCCCTATTTCAAGTGTATGTTGGAGGTTAGCTGGATATAGAGCTAAGACGGTACGCTCGTGCTTGGTTTTGTGAAACTCTTTCAGGTGACCGACCctgaaggaaaagtgaTCCATACCAAGAATAAGCAACCACAAGGATCATGGTCTATCTCTTCCAGCCAAGAAGGTCGCTTTACATTCTGCTTTAGCAATGAAATGTCCAGCTACACCACCAAAACTTTATCGTAAGTGCCCGCCCCCACCGCCTTTCTCATGATATCTACCGTCACGGACATGTTAACTGATCAATTGGAATGCCTCATTTCGTATCTAAATCTTCCAGATTCAACGTCCACGGCCAGCTTTACatgggtgatgatgaacagATTGCACCTGTTGAGCAGGAAGTCCGGGACCTCAGTGCTGGTCTTCAGCTCGTCAAGGACGAACAGGCATACCTCGTTGTTCGAGAACGTGTTCACAGAGATAGTGCGTTCTCCCACTTTCCCACCACTATCAACTCCTTGCATCCCACACCACACGCCACATCACAAAGGCTGACAGTTCACTCATTCCACTCGTCTGGGTGTTTTTATATGATAGCATGCGAATCGACAAACTCTCGAGTCAAGTGGTGGTCTATTGCTCAAATTGTAATCCTTCTCGGCGTTTGTGGGTGGAATATTCATTACCTGAAGAGCTGGTTCGAGGTGAAGAGAGTTTTATGATGGAAgtaaggaggaaagagcaagACAACACAGATGAACCATGGAGATGGGACTACTTTTACGACACATGGGATGATGCATTTCTTATATCATAGCTGTCTAACCACTACGTTTTCTGTTTGGTCACCAAGGAACTTGCGATTGGTACAAGTGCACGGACATGGAACACGGATAGTATTGCATGACAAGTTTCGTTAAACCCAGCGCGGACAGTTCCCAAGTTGTTAACAAACGAATGACCACATGAAAATCAACTATAAAATAAACCTAACGAAAATGGGAAGATAAGGAGCATACCAACTAAATAACCTGGGTATATGTAAAAATGACAGTATATAAGTATAAGCTTCtgtcctctctcttcttccacatccctcctcttttcttcttcaccaataACATTCCGAAAACGTGCTAATATCTTCCCCGAATCCGCCGAGCTAGTTGCAAGTCCTTTTGCATGATTGTCACCCTCTTTGCGTGGATGGCACATAGATTTCTATATTCCCCCAAACATAGGAATGTTAGCGTAGTTTCTTTCTTTACAAACAATGTAAAAAAGTATGTATCCGTCTATCAACGTAGACGGCGACTCTCTTCTATGAGAGCAAAAAAATGGCGGGTGATAgcaaggagaaaagggaacCAAAACTCACGCATCTTcaaagagatggacaagAAAAGCCTCAGCTGCTTCTTGTAACGCCATGATTGCCGAACTCTGCCATCGATATTCGCCCACATCACTAGAACCTACGTTCATGGCTACTTCCCTCACCTATGCGATTTGAATTCAAAAAGAGAGTCTAATCAGCTTGATGTTCTTGCGGGAGATCCCAGTCCAGGCTAGCTCCCCCCTCCGCATCTCGTGCCCTTGGGccagaaaaaagagagatgcGTACGGGGAATACGCGGGGATATGGGCAAGTATAAAGGCAGGGATATGAAAACGTACAACTCGGGAAAATGGGAGTTTGGCAATCAACAAATCAGTCGTTTTCTGGTAATGCCGAATTTCACGCAGAGCGACTGTACCAGGGCGGAAACGgtgcttcttttttggccCGGAGGGTGATTTAGGatctggaggaggatttcGTTGTGCTATCATTTTTTGAGAATTTCTTGTCAGCATCATAAAACACAGCAGCATTTCCATCCACGATTTCGACATCCCACACTCTCATTTTCACTGTATAGGAGTAGACATAGAAGAAAGGATGACGAATACGAGGGACCTACCTCCGCTATGTCTAGGTGCTTTACCACCTgtactcttcctcgccgtGTTCTTGGTTTTCCGGCTTCCTTCGCCTAAACTTGATCGGCCACCTCCTCGACTTGGGCTCGTTACTGTTCTTGCCATATTCTCTCTGATTGCTTCGTTGATTTACTCCGACAGCTTCTCCGTACAGAATTGTGTATTTGAGAATTTGATCGCTTGAATCTAGAAGATTGGTTGAGGATGGGAGCGTCAAAAGCTTGAGTGATACAGACGCGTCGAAAGCTTCTTGCGTTATAAAGAAAGTCGGATTATTAGGCTATGAAGCATGCGTCGTTTAGGCGCAGCTGCTGTTCGTGGTGGGTGGCCAGATATATTTCAGTGGTCTGCAATTGAGAATAGGATGTTGGATGGTAAATTAAAAGTCGTGAGGATGCGCTGTAAAGTatgagaggaaaaagaattgGTTCGTTGACAGTGCGACGAAGAGATCAGCCACGCAGAGCAGCACATCTCATTTTCAGGGAATACCGTGTTGATTACGTATACTGTAAGAAGCTCCCTGAGACTGGACAAATCCACCGCTTGACAAGGGAATAGGCTTGCTTGCGCGTCGTGATGACATCTCTTTCCTACATTCCTTACTTCGCGTTCCATTTTATCTCTACATCTCTACAATCTATTACCGTTATGGCGAACCAACCGGAAAAGCTCGCGAACGCCCAGAGCAAGGACGCTGGTGAGAAAGCCCAGGGGACAGAGGAGAAGCCTGTCGTGGAAACCGTTCCATCCGTCGAAGAGGGTACGTTTCGTTGCCTCTACTATCCGATAACGAATGTCCATGATCCGTCGCTGACAATCGCTTACTGAAGAAATCCTCAACAACATTGCTTTGATCGGTCGGGCCGTTAACACTATCGAGCCTCGCTTTACCATCCGTGTTTTGCGAACTTTGACGtctttgaggaagaagttgacAAAGAACGCTTTGAAGTCTGTATTGGATGATGCTTTCCCCAAAGGATGTAAGAAAATTTCTCCCAAATGAATACACCTCAAAGTACCAGGCATGTGTTAATACTCCCAAATTTGCAGCCAAGACCGGCCAAACACTCATCGCCTTGcccatcttttcctctctccccgaTTCTGCACCCGCCGCTACTGAGAAAGAATCAGATGCGATGGAAGTCGACACTCCTGTCCCCGCTACTGAAGGAACCGCCGCCGAAGCAGGTACCAGCCCATCccccaagaagaagtttgtGCCGCCTATAGATCCTGCTACCGGTGACCTTTTACCTGAGGGGATTGTGTATTTAAGGTTGCTCTTGATTCTCGCCAACCTTGATGCGGGACGTGTTGTTGAGGTATGCTTTTTTTATTCACtccagaaggagaaaaggcaagaagacaagGCATTAATCAGTTTGTTAGGCTGGAGACTTTGCGACGGAGACTGCAGACTTAATTAGCTCTTGGAACAGACGGACAATGGACCAGCTTGCTGGCAAGGTTTGGTTTTACGTCGCTCGCGCTTATGAACTTCAGGGCCGTTTGGTTGAGCTTCAACCGTGAGGTTTTTTAATAACTTTATCTACACATACTGACAAACTGCTGTCAGTCAATTCCTGGCCATTCGGCAGACTGCCGCTCTGAGGAAAGATGAGACTCTTGAGGTTACTgtcctcaacctcctcttGCGGTCTTACCTCGCCAACTCTCAATACGAACAAGCCGAGAAGCTCGTTTCCAAAGCCCAATTCCACGGAGCTGCCAACCAAGCTCAGACTGTCCGATGGTTATTCTACACTGGACGACTTCGAGCCATTCAACTCAACTATGCTGAGGCCCGAAATTATCTTCAGACGGCCATCAGAAGAGCACCCAAAGACGAAGTTGCCCCCGGATTTGTTCAGCTTATCCACAAGTACTTTATCATCGTTGTGTTATTGACCGGTGTCATTCCCGACCGAGCTTTGTTCCGCAAGCCAGTCCTCAAACAAGCTCTTGCCCCTTACTTTCAAATCGTTCAAGCTGTACGTATCGGCGATGTCGCCGGTTTCCAAAAAGCTTTCCAAACCCATGAAGCCACCTTTTTTGCCGACTCAACccatttcctcatctcccgtTTGCGACACTTTGTCATCAAAACTGCTTTGCGTACCATTACTCTTGCATATTCCCGTATCTCCTTTGCCGATGTCTGCATCAAGCTCCATCTCGACTCGGAGGAGGACACAGAGTACATTGTCGCCAAGGCGATTAAGGATGGCGTGATTGATGCGACGATTGATCCTCAGGGT containing:
- a CDS encoding protein translocase SEC61 complex gamma subunit, archaeal and eukaryotic; translated protein: MSERLTEFAEIPRQFVKEGSLFVNRCTKPSADEYKQLCRAVAIGFGVMGVIGYLVKLIHIPINNILVGGA